The Salvelinus sp. IW2-2015 linkage group LG31, ASM291031v2, whole genome shotgun sequence genome window below encodes:
- the gpr3 gene encoding G protein-coupled receptor 3, translating to MMTQNDSDIWFEESSGSGMTSPLSQLDQSDPTTIPEASPLSLWGVVLCVSGTLIVSENTIVVAAILATPSLRAPVFLLLASLALADLLAGVALILHFLFLFCVEPTDWSDLMTSGLLATSLTASLLSLMGVALDRYLSLSHALTYGSRHSRRCAAGLLALVWLGSCLIGSGPMLGWHCLNDITSCSVARPLTRTYLSLLCGGFLLVVMVTLQLYTGICRVARRHAHAIATQRHFLPDDQSYKSKHGGQGKGLSRLLLVLGVFVSCWTPFALYGLLGDASSSPLYTYATLVPAAGNSLLNPLLYSLRNRDIRKVLLHACCPHRHTHNTHRPVDV from the coding sequence ATGATGACCCAGAATGACTCGGACATCTGGTTCGAGGAGTCTTCAGGTTCAGGGATGACTTCGCCCCTTTCCCAGCTGGACCAATCAGATCCCACAACCATTCCTGAGGCCTCTCCTCTCAGCCTATGGGGAGTGGTACTGTGCGTCTCCGGAACCCTTATTGTGTCCGAGAACACCATTGTAGTGGCGGCCATCTTGGCCACGCCTTCTCTCCGTGCCCCTGTCTTCCTGCTCCTCGCCAGCCTGGCATTGGCCGACCTGCTTGCAGGCGTGGCCTTGATCCTgcacttcctcttcctgttctgtGTGGAGCCCACGGATTGGTCAGATCTGATGACATCAGGGCTTCTGGCAACATCACTGACCGCCTCCCTCCTCAGCCTGATGGGCGTGGCGCTGGACCGTTACCTGTCGCTAAGCCACGCCCTGACCTACGGCTCCCGCCACTCGCGTCGATGCGCCGCTGGTCTGCTGGCACTCGTCTGGCTGGGGTCATGTCTGATCGGCTCGGGCCCGATGCTGGGGTGGCACTGCCTCAATGACATCACATCCTGTTCCGTGGCGCGACCCCTGACCCGGACGTACCTGTCGTTGCTTTGTGGCGGCTTCCTGCTGGTCGTCATGGTAACGCTGCAGCTATACACCGGGATCTGCCGCGTCGCTAGGCGGCACGCTCACGCCATCGCCACGCAGAGGCACTTCCTGCCTGATGACCAATCGTACAAGAGCAAGCACGGGGGCCAGGGGAAGGGCCTCTCTCGGCTGTTGTTAGTCCTCGGAGTGTTCGTCAGCTGCTGGACGCCCTTCGCCCTTTACGGTTTGCTGGGCGATGCATCTAGCTCGCCCCTGTATACGTACGCTACGTTAGTGCCGGCGGCAGGGAACTCTCTGCTCAACCCTCTGCTGTATAGCCTGAGGAACAGAGACATACGCAAGGTGCTGCTGCACGCCTGCTgtcctcacagacacacacacaacacacacaggcctgtTGACGTGTAg